One window of Hylemonella gracilis genomic DNA carries:
- a CDS encoding NnrU family protein, with protein MTLLLAGLLLFLGLHSIRMLAPATRERWRTRLGAGTWKGLYSLLALAGLALIAWGFDAARENPIIVWMPSSPAMAMGLRHGAVLFTVLAFVLLAAAYVPGNHLKARLGHPMVLGVKTWAFAHLLVAGMLAHLVLFGSFLLWAIANYALSRRRDRLAGVRYPRGRWRATVLTVALGLAGWAVFAFGLHGLLIGIKPLG; from the coding sequence ATGACATTGCTGTTGGCTGGCTTGCTGCTTTTCCTGGGCCTGCATTCGATCCGCATGCTGGCCCCCGCGACGCGCGAGCGGTGGCGCACCCGTCTGGGCGCGGGCACCTGGAAGGGCCTGTATTCCCTGCTGGCCTTGGCCGGACTGGCCCTCATCGCCTGGGGCTTTGACGCCGCGCGCGAGAACCCGATCATCGTCTGGATGCCGTCCTCTCCCGCCATGGCCATGGGCTTGCGCCATGGGGCCGTGCTGTTCACCGTGCTCGCCTTCGTACTGCTGGCGGCTGCCTATGTACCCGGCAACCACCTCAAGGCGCGACTGGGGCATCCCATGGTGCTAGGCGTGAAGACCTGGGCCTTCGCCCACCTGCTGGTGGCGGGCATGCTGGCGCACCTGGTGTTGTTCGGCAGTTTCCTGCTTTGGGCCATCGCGAACTACGCGCTCTCGCGTCGTCGCGACCGGCTGGCTGGCGTCCGGTACCCGCGAGGCCGGTGGCGCGCCACGGTGCTGACCGTCGCCCTGGGCCTGGCGGGCTGGGCCGTGTTTGCTTTTGGCTTGCACGGCCTGCTGATCGGCATCAAGCCCCTGGGTTGA